Proteins encoded together in one Benincasa hispida cultivar B227 chromosome 1, ASM972705v1, whole genome shotgun sequence window:
- the LOC120088310 gene encoding late embryogenesis abundant protein At5g17165-like, with protein sequence MAANSRSAGVIAGLGKRITDQIWTSDPLRNSVISSSAPKIRRAAHTSAYDKNPDEQVRPSVVPDDVIQSQAADKYWAPHPQTGVFGPASDNPAAAAANRAADGGNYSAVEEEKAWFRPTSLEDSEKPHGL encoded by the exons ATGGCCGCTAATTCGAGGAGCGCAGGAGTGATCGCCGGCTTGGGGAAACGAATCACTGACCAGATCTGGACCAGCGATCCACTTCGCAACTCTGTGATCTCTTCCTCTGCTCCGAAGATCag GAGGGCAGCTCACACCTCAGCGTATGACAAGAACCCCGACGAGCAAGTTCGACCAAGCGTAGTCCCTGATGATGTGATTCAGTCTCAGGCTGCTGATAAGTACTGGGCTCCTCATCCGCAAACCGGCGTTTTCGGGCCGGCCTCTGACAATCCTGCTGCAGCAGCAGCCAACCGTGCAGCAGATGGTGGCAACTACTCTGCCGTGGAGGAGGAAAAGGCTTGGTTCCGACCAACAAGTCTCGAGGATTCCGAGAAGCCCCACGGGTTGTAG